In Lycium ferocissimum isolate CSIRO_LF1 chromosome 3, AGI_CSIRO_Lferr_CH_V1, whole genome shotgun sequence, the genomic window GCTTAGCAGTTgttgctttattttctttcgtTGTAGTCTTTGAACTATCTTACTTGctgtttcttttattattttccgCTTTTATTCATGTAAACTCTTCTTTATTTGCAGATATCACCATTTGAAACTATATCCAGAGGATGAATCTGGGCCTCTATCCACTAAGAAACCTGTTGTAGTAGAGTCATATGATGAAATTGTTTTTAAGGAGGATTCAGAGGCCTTTTTTGCCCGTGTACAGAACCATCAAGCAGTCAATGTGCCTAGACTACCGCCTGGCCTAAATTTACCTCCTGGTGTGTTTTCAATGTTTTCAACTGCTTAAcaatttactctatttatgttgattaattattttgatgcctttgtctttagTACCAATAGAAGATGTTGATCGAAAGAAACGTGGTGACACCAAAGATCATCCTCTAAGTCAATGGTTCACTAATTTATCTGAAGCAGACGAGCTGTTAAAACTTACAGCAGCTCGGCAGCAGGTTATTATGTTTTATATGCTCTATCTTCTTTTTGTTGTCACTGATATGACGCTACGGCTCTCTTTTAATAAGTAAGAGAAAGGGGATTTTCGACTGGTTTGAATGCTTGTACTTgaaattttgttcctaaagagtATTTTTATTCTATATAATGGAATCAAAACTAGAAGCTATATTTCTTATGGTCTGTTTCAATATTATAGGTGCCAGGTCGTATCGCAAGATTGAGAAGACAATTGAGCTTGGTAGATGGCCAGCATCAACAATTGAAACCTGCCCCTGATCCGTGATTGTGTATCATAATAATATCTACAGTCATCCATCCAATTTTCTCTGCAGAAGAAAAGCGTTCTTCCcactttttgcccttttttctGGTTATCTTTGACAGAATTACAAATGTATCGTCTACTCTACAGGAAGAAGAGATGCAATAGATTCATTTCTTACTACATTGATACTGAGATGAGTCCATTAATGGCTTTCTGTTAGCAAAatcaatgatttttttttgggataaggcaccattacccccctgaactatacccgaatttgctacgacacaccttacctttccctgggccctattacccccctaaacttatttaaaacggaataattaccccttaatgctgatgtggcaaagagagtgtgtttcactctctttgagagagtgagaacataaaaaagggaaacttaatttttttttccttaaaaatctgcattttcaaaaatttgaaaataaatctagtcttccacatttagttttaaaaaacgggttttccacatgttaagaaaataattaattttttcaaaattttataaaaattcagttttttttcacattttggcaagaaaaacacttttccggattttatttgaaaaataaaagtgtcctaagaaaatgaaatcatgaaaatcaagattttttaagacattttaaaaaataatcaagttttccatatttttaacaaatccatttttccatatttaaaaaaaaaaaaatcatttttcagttttttttttctttttcaaaaacgggttttaaaaaaaaaacaaattttcaatttttttttttttaaaaaaaagggttttaaaaatcctttttttaaaagaaaattcagttttttaatccatgtttttagttttttttttttaaatgggtttaaaaaaaattaaattttcaaattaaaaaaaaagacgggttttaaaactcattttttttttttaatgaaaattcagttttttattttattttaaaaaaaattgacacgtaagctgaaaaaattaaaaaaaaaaaaagaaaacaaataaatacacatgtggcaaggagagtgtatgtcactctcccatatgagagtgggcatcagcgtttagggggtaattattccgttttaaataagtttagggtgGTAATAGGATcctgggaaaggtaaggtgtgtcgtagcaaattcgggtatagttcaggggggtaacggtgccttatcccttttttttttaaattaaaaaaatagaaattcatTACCTGCATTGCATTATTTGATTGTTTCATTCTGTACATATAAATTGATTCACAAGTGCAGAAATCTCAGTGttttttattggcatggaatttCTTACTGGAAAACAATCCCAAGAGTGTTTTAGTGATGGTAGTTCGAGCCAAGTTAAATATAAATGTAGATGATTTTTTGTTTGGTACGAATTCTTTTATATTGCTTCCCCTTTTATTTAAGATATCGTTGTTACGtctgttttcttcttttaaatcTGTTTTGATATCCgttacttgagccgagggtctttcgtaAACAGCCTCTCGACCTCCACGAGGTAGGgttaaggtctgcgtacactctaccctccccagacaccacttgtgggattacactgtatgttgttgttgttgtttataaaatatttgaacAGATTGGTGGTGATACTTTTGTAGGGAACCAGATTGATTGGTATAATTGTATATACCGAACTAAAGAATTCTTGAGACATGTGATTCTCCTATATAGTTAGTTCCAGGAGTCCACACATAGGATTTGCAAATTTAACCGCTTATGGTTGCAGTGATTTATCTGTCACGAACTTATATTAGCTAAGGTGCTTGAGCCAGAGCAGTGATAACAGCATGAAACTTTAgatatttcatgttctaaaagTGTTTTGAATTTACATGGTGTGTGTTTTGTGTATGCAGTTGTTAGTGAAGAACTGATCGAATATGGTTTCATACAAAGCACACTGCAAAAACACACAGTGTAAATCCTGGCATAGGGGGAGAATTCGAGAAAATTTCTAGTTCTATTTACTTGTTCACTCCACGATTCCATTTAATCGTCAATTCAAATACGACGGCATTTTACCAGGTGATGTTCAAGACCTCAGCCTTTTCTAATTCTCtcactacatttttttttcccccatcTGTACTGAAAAAAGCTTTCATCtttcccatttcctcttcttcataCTCTGTTATCCTCCGTTTTAGATTGACTTTCAACAAAGAGAACTACATTTACTCTCAAGCTATTATCAACTGATTCCTACTAGAACCGTTTTCTCCTTGTTCCTGTTCCTGAGCTTTCATTTTCATCCTACCTTTGCTTCCTTGAAACTAGGAAATCTagtcaaaagagaagaaaaattaattaaggaGATAAGTAAGGAAATCCtatgtatgtacgtatgtgGGAAAAGTCACAGATTGATTGATGCAGCCAGTTGCACGAGGTATTGGGTTATTCTTTTACTATAGGAGCAACATCAGATCTTTGGAAAATGAATCTGAGAAGCTGGACAATACTAGAAGCGGGGTGCAGCAAAGAGCAGAGGCTGCCCGGAGAAACTTACAAGTCATTTCACAAGACGTTGGGCTTGGTTAACTAGTGTTAATACGATTACTTCACATGTGGAAGGTGTAATGCGAGGTAGAGTTGAGGTTGAAAGAGGTTGCTTCTATGGTTGGTCTCCAAACTTGAAGTCACATTACTTGCTGAGCAGGAGAGCTAAGAGAATAGCATAGGGTGTGATTGAACTTCGAGATGAAGGCACAGGTTATGCTAATTTCTCCGATCCTGCACCACCTATTGAAATTGAAGCTATACCTATTACAATTGATGAGGAGTTTGAATCCAGAAAATTGAAAGAGGAAGAGGTCATGGCAGCTTTGAGAGATGAAAGTGTTACTATAATTGGGATATGTGGTATGGGTGGTGTCGGTAAGACGACACTGGCTGAACAAATAAGACagagcaaaaaaagaaaggttgtTTGACGAGGTTGTCATGGTAATAGTCGGTCAGAAACCAGACTTGAAAAGAATTCAGAGTGAGATCGCGGGAGGAGTCGGTCTAACATTACAAGGGTCAACTTGTGAAATTGTGGAGATCAGCTGCGTTCAAGGTTATTGGGTCAGGAGAGTGTCCTTGTAATCTTGGATGATGTTTGGGAGACTCTTCATGATCTAGAGAAACTTGGAATTTCCAGTGGTAGCAACTTCAACCATCGGTGCAAAGTGACATTGACAACGGGTCTCCGAGATGTCTGTGAAGCTACGGATGCTCTAAAGATCATAGAAGTTGGAACCTTGTCTGAAGAAGAAGCATGATTCTTTTTAGGCAGAAAGCCGGTTACTTGGTTGACGATCATTCTGTTCATCGCAGAGCAAAAGATGTTGCCAATGAATGCAAGGGCTTGCCGCTTGCAATTATTACAGTTGCTGGAGCGCTGAACTGTAAAAGAAAACCTTCGTGGGAGGATTTCCTTGTACAATTAAAAAGATCAACTCCAACAAATATCCCAGGAGtgattaaaaatgtgtataaatc contains:
- the LOC132050692 gene encoding LOW QUALITY PROTEIN: transcription initiation factor TFIID subunit 14b-like (The sequence of the model RefSeq protein was modified relative to this genomic sequence to represent the inferred CDS: deleted 1 base in 1 codon); this translates as MQKVKEVEIGVPIVYGNVAFWLGKKASEFQSHKWTIYIRGATNEDLSVVVKRVVFQLHASFNNPMRVVDTPPFELSESGWGEFEIVITLHFHTDVCDKPLHLYHHLKLYPEDESGPLSTKKPVVVESYDEIVFKEDSEAFFARVQNHQAVNVPRLPPGLNLPPVPIEDVDRKKRGDTKDHPLSQWFTNLSEADELLKLTAARQQVPGRIARLRRQLSLVDGQHQQLKPAPDP